A DNA window from Pseudomonas resinovorans NBRC 106553 contains the following coding sequences:
- a CDS encoding sigma-54-dependent Fis family transcriptional regulator has product MEQGLLGQVPALQQVAVIGCAEQCRALLDGLRRQGCRVALFADLEAVDAADLADADLAFVFASQQPAQALYARVGALLRQAPQLSLVPLVEYADQEKAATLLELGCIDYLLTPFSGTQLSALLQRQAQARAAQDEFVCCSQAGRRLLAMAQRVAPTRAPILISGETGTGKELMARYIHRFSATPGAPFIAVNCAAIPEAMLESILFGHERGAFTGAVTAQPGKFELANGGTLLLDEIGELPLNLQAKLLRVLQEQRVERLGGRREIELDVRIVAATNRDLQDEVAAGRFRADLMFRLDVLPLHIAPLRERKDDVLPLARRFIRKYAPQDAQHDLLTDSACQALLAHDWPGNARELENCLQRALVLRNGLFIQPRDLGLAAVEGQPQTPGVQPVAAVEGRAALRASGKLAEYQHVLDTIRRFGGHKTKAAESLGMTPRALRYRLNAMREQGLQVQL; this is encoded by the coding sequence ATGGAACAAGGGCTGCTCGGACAAGTCCCGGCATTACAGCAAGTCGCGGTTATCGGTTGTGCCGAACAATGCCGCGCGCTGCTCGACGGGCTGCGTCGCCAGGGCTGCCGGGTGGCGCTGTTCGCCGACCTTGAAGCGGTGGACGCCGCCGACCTGGCCGACGCCGACCTGGCCTTCGTCTTCGCCAGCCAGCAGCCCGCCCAGGCGCTTTATGCGCGCGTCGGTGCGCTGCTGCGGCAAGCGCCCCAACTCAGCCTGGTGCCGCTGGTGGAATACGCCGACCAGGAGAAGGCCGCGACCCTGCTGGAGCTGGGCTGCATCGACTACCTGCTGACCCCCTTCAGCGGTACCCAGCTCAGCGCCTTGCTGCAGCGCCAGGCCCAGGCCCGCGCCGCCCAGGACGAATTCGTCTGCTGCTCCCAGGCCGGGCGTCGCCTGCTGGCCATGGCCCAGCGCGTGGCGCCGACCCGCGCGCCGATCCTCATCAGCGGCGAGACCGGCACCGGCAAGGAGCTGATGGCGCGCTACATCCATCGATTCTCCGCGACGCCGGGCGCCCCCTTCATCGCGGTGAACTGCGCGGCCATTCCCGAAGCCATGCTCGAATCCATCCTGTTCGGCCACGAGCGCGGCGCGTTCACCGGTGCCGTGACCGCGCAGCCGGGGAAGTTCGAACTGGCCAACGGCGGCACCCTGCTGCTGGACGAGATCGGCGAATTGCCGCTGAACCTGCAGGCCAAGTTGCTGCGGGTGCTGCAGGAGCAGCGCGTCGAGCGCCTGGGTGGACGCAGGGAAATCGAACTGGACGTGCGCATAGTCGCCGCCACCAACCGTGACCTGCAGGACGAAGTGGCGGCGGGGCGCTTCCGCGCCGACCTGATGTTCCGCCTCGACGTGTTGCCCCTGCACATCGCCCCGCTGCGCGAGCGCAAGGACGACGTGCTGCCCCTGGCGCGGCGCTTCATCCGCAAGTACGCCCCCCAGGACGCCCAGCACGACCTGCTCACCGACAGCGCCTGCCAGGCCCTGCTGGCCCACGACTGGCCGGGCAACGCCCGCGAGCTGGAGAACTGCCTGCAGCGGGCCCTGGTCCTGCGCAATGGCTTGTTCATCCAGCCGCGCGACCTGGGCCTGGCCGCCGTCGAAGGCCAGCCCCAGACCCCGGGCGTGCAGCCGGTAGCGGCCGTGGAAGGCCGCGCCGCCCTGCGCGCCAGCGGCAAGCTCGCCGAATACCAGCACGTGCTGGACACCATTCGCCGTTTCGGCGGCCACAAGACCAAGGCCGCCGAAAGCCTGGGCATGACGCCCCGGGCCTTGCGCTACCGCCTCAACGCCATGCGCGAGCAAGGCCTGCAGGTACAGCTCTGA